Sequence from the Flavobacterium sp. TR2 genome:
TGATTTATCAGGGATTGACCAGCGATGAGATAATTCGGCTCAATGTTCGGGATATTGATTTGGATGCGGGAACAGTCTACGTCAAAGCATCCAGCAACCTCAACAGCAGAAAACTCCAACTTCTGGCGAAGCAGATACTGCTGTTCTCCAAGTACATCAATGAAGTGAGACCCAGAATGCTCAGAGGCGCAACCGATAAGCTGATTATTACAAAGCTGGGAAAACCCATCGCAGTGAACAGCATCCATGCCATGATTGAGCCGTTAAAACCGTTGTATCCAGATAAGAACCTCAACCCGAAGACCATTAGAATGAGCGTTATCTGCAACTGGCTCAATGAACAGGAACTGCCTTTGGAGCATGTTCAGGAACTCGCAGGACATAAGTGGCCTGGAACGACCGAGAAGTATTTCAAAGCGGACAGCCAGCAACAGAGAGAACTGATAAACAGGTATTTTCCGCTATGATAATGTGATAGCCTGATTTAAGAGCATAAAAAAAGAGAGATAAATCCCTCTTTTTCAAACTTAGAAAACTCTTTCTACTCAATCACAGCTGTCAGAGTGCCTTTTGAAATGCTGAATGACTTTTCGGTTATCCTGCTTCCGTTGCAGAATCCAAAATCGGAATACGGATTCTTGTTGGTCAGATTATGAATTGAAAATTCAGCTTTAAGAGTAGTTCCGTCAAAACTGATTATCTTGATTTTGCCTGCTGTTTTAGTTCCTTCAAACAAATCAGTGCTGGTGTAGCAGACCGTTGGGTCATAAGCCAGAGGAATGCCATTCACGCCAGAATTAAGATAGCTGAACGAAATGTCGTATGTTTTTCCCGCAGTCGGCTTTGCATCAGAAGTCACGATTTGGAAATACATGTCTCCAGAATCAGGATTGTCATTTGATGCAGGATTTTTGATGATGAAACTGCCGTAAATGCTGTATTCATTCTCAGCGTTCGCAGTTGCCTCGCTTTTCGACCATGTAACGTCAATTGCAGAACCAGAAACATCAGTAGCGGTCACATACTGTGTTTTATCGTTCAACGTGAAGCTGATGGATGATTTTGAATTATCCGTATTTTCCTGCTCGGAGTCATCAGACTGGCAGTTCGTGAATAGGACGCTTAGCAATGCAAAAAGTACAATTTTTCTCATGTGTTTTAAATTAATTAGGTTATTTATTGGCATTTATCTATCTCTTTGTTGACGTAGTGGAATAATTCGTCTGCGTAGCTGTCAGGCAAATCATTATCCTCAACGACATTTCGAACCAACTGCGGAACGTACAGATATCTGCTGTTATCGACACGGCTAAGCTCACGCTGGTGGCTTGTTTCATTGTTGATGGTTTTCACATAAGAGTATCTTTTGCAGTAGTCTTGAACGATTTCTCTCTGCGCCCATGCTTTCAGGTCTTCTAGGCTTTTTGTTTTTGGATGCTCTTTTACGTATTCATTGTGGACATGAAGACTGAACATGTAGCCCGCAAAGCAGAGAAGTGCAAAAACGATAGCGGAAACTCTCACGATAATTTTTAATGGATTGTTCATTTTTTGGTTTTTAAGATGTGTTAAAATTCAGGCAAATATATTAAAAATTCTATTTTATAGTGTACTAAATTGTAGAGTACCACAAAAAAGACAAAATATTGAGATTTGGAGTATGAAAGATTCTACCCAAACCAACAATATGGAAGAACTTAATGCGATAGCGTTGAGACTTAAAGAACTGAGAAAAGCAAAAGGATTCTCCAACTATGAGCATATTGCGTTTGCTTTGGAGATGAGCCGTTCCGCTTACTGGAGATTAGAAACTGGAGCTAATTTTGAGTTAAAGACACTTATTAAAATCTGTAGAGTGTTGGAAATTAGTCTTGAAGAGTTTTTTAAAGGAATTGATTTGCCAAATTCAAAAATAAAAAGCTAAAAAAAATTATAAAACTGTCCTACTTGTATCCCTTGTCAATACTGGGAATTCTAAAAATTACAATAAAACTCTAAATCATAACTGTTTGATTTGGAGTTTTTTGGTTTTGAAATAATCCAAATTTAGTGTCCTATTTTATTTCATCACACAAAATTACCTTCGCAAAGAAGAATGTTACCAATGATTACCAATATTTTAGAAAATCATTCTTCAATTTGTAAATGATTAACATGATGCCTTTTATTGTGAAAATGTAGTGTCCTATTT
This genomic interval carries:
- a CDS encoding tyrosine-type recombinase/integrase; this translates as MTKPTIENFLLQNYSVQTVKSYMFAINHFLAMNPKAKRYKYRNIVEYMEEIGKQQPNAKYRVVILSAIKKYYDYLVMSGYREDHPCTKLNIKVNSNQAVQVQDLFSSEELQLLLTRENRYENLDTRNSVLLNLLIYQGLTSDEIIRLNVRDIDLDAGTVYVKASSNLNSRKLQLLAKQILLFSKYINEVRPRMLRGATDKLIITKLGKPIAVNSIHAMIEPLKPLYPDKNLNPKTIRMSVICNWLNEQELPLEHVQELAGHKWPGTTEKYFKADSQQQRELINRYFPL
- a CDS encoding helix-turn-helix domain-containing protein; this encodes MKDSTQTNNMEELNAIALRLKELRKAKGFSNYEHIAFALEMSRSAYWRLETGANFELKTLIKICRVLEISLEEFFKGIDLPNSKIKS